A stretch of Henckelia pumila isolate YLH828 chromosome 4, ASM3356847v2, whole genome shotgun sequence DNA encodes these proteins:
- the LOC140894661 gene encoding probable magnesium transporter NIPA6, translating to MGVSDNTRGLILAMLSSLFIGASFILKKKGLQRAAAAGTRAGFGGYTYLLEPLWWAGMITMIAGEVANFVAYIYAPAVLVTPLGALSIIISAFLAHFMLKERLQKLGVLGCVTCIVGSIIIVIHAPQERTPSSVQEVWLLATQPAFMIYVAATVSMVLVLMLHFEPLYGQTNILVYLGICSLMGALTVVSIKAIGIAIKLTLEGINQFGYAQTWFFLSVAVIFVITQLNYLNKALDTFNAAIVSPIYYVMFTTLTIIASVIMFKDWSGQNLSSITSELCGFITILTGTLILHMTREEEAPSTTGTITWYDGDQSKGLEEAHFITLRGSDYFN from the exons ATGGGTGTTTCGGATAATACGAGGGGGTTGATTTTGGCAATGCTGTCGAGTTTGTTCATCGGGGCGAGTTTTATTTTGAAGAAGAAAGGTCTACAGAGGGCAGCTGCTGCTGGTACTCGAGCAG GATTTGGTGGCTACACTTACTTACTCGAGCCTCTTTGGTGGGCGGGTATGATTACAA TGATTGCTGGAGAGGTGGCCAATTTTGTTGCTTATATTTACGCGCCAGCTGTTCTTGTGACCCCCCTTGGTGCATTGAGTATTATCATTAG tgcttttttggcaCACTTTATGTTGAAGGAACGATTGCAAAAGTTGGGTGTATTGGGATGTGTGACTTGCATTGTAGGATCTATAATCATCGTCATTCATGCTCCTCAAGAACGTACTCCATCTTCTGTACAAGAAGTCTGGTTATTGGCTACTCAACCAG CATTTATGATATATGTAGCCGCTACGGTATCCATGGTGCTAGTGTTAATGCTGCATTTCGAGCCTCTCTATGGACAGACAAACATACTTGTTTACTTGGGGATTTGTTCCTTAATGGGTGCTCTCACG GTTGTGAGCATAAAGGCAATTGGAATTGCGATAAAGCTTACCTTGGAGGGGATAAATCAATTTGGATATGCTCAGACTTGGTTTTTTCTTTCTGTAGCAGTAATTTTTGTGATTACGCAACTGAATTATTTGAACAAG GCGCTCGACACTTTCAATGCTGCCATAGTTTCTCCAATTTATTACGTGATGTTCACTACTCTGACCATTATCGCTAGTGTGATAATGTTTAAG GATTGGTCTGGTCAGAATCTGAGCAGCATAACCTCTGAGTTATGTGGATTTATAACTATCCTCACCGGTACGTTGATACTTCATATGACAAGAGAAGAGGAGGCACCTAGTACAACAG GAACGATAACATGGTATGATGGAGATCAATCAAAAGGATTAGAGGAAGCTCATTTTATCACATTACGCGGTTCAGATTACTTTAATTAA
- the LOC140861048 gene encoding disease resistance protein RPP13-like: MSQRVMSQRNEDELGLELYKGLFGRRYLVVMDDMWSAEAWEDVKLFFTIDENGSRIVITTRLSDLAANFGWCAFRINFLDKEKSWELLCKSIFAEECCPIELEKTGEKIAMNCRGLPLSVVLVGGILANSEKTRGQWEYVAGNWMEGPNR; the protein is encoded by the exons ATGAGTCAAAGAGTAATGAGTCAAAGAAATGAAGATGAGTTGGGACTCGAATTGTACAAAGGTTTGTTTGGAAGAAGATATTTGGTTGTAATGGATGATATGTGGAGCGCTGAAGCATGGGAGGATGTAAAATTATTCTTTACCATTGACGAAAATGGAAGTCGAATAGTGATAACAACGAGGTTATCAGACTTGGCTGCTAATTTTGGCTGGTGTGCCTTTCGGATTAATTTTCTGGACAAGGAGAAAAGCTGGGAGCTACTTTGTAAAAGCATATTTGCGGAGGAATGTTGCCCTATTGAATTGGAGAAGACTGGAGAGAAGATTGCCATGAATTGCAGAGGATTGCCTCTATCAGTTGTTTTGGTTGGTGGGATTCTTGCAAACTCAGAAAAGACACGAGGGCAATGGGAGTATGTTGCTGGAAATTGG atggaaGGACCAAACCgataa
- the LOC140864734 gene encoding serine/threonine-protein phosphatase 7 long form homolog isoform X1, whose product MGFYGVLLCGSRQFDNHLITALVERWRRETHTFHFRCGEATITLQDISIIWGLPIDGEPVIGIDVSYRVEEWQHICLSLLGFTPLTSHFKGGHLSMTALYEYCMAAHIDDNSPDIDVVKYTLYVALMIIGGIMVPDYQGGSIRLIFLQLLRDIERIRSYSWESAVLAFLYRELCNETRIEKAIISGPLFILQVWAWSRIIFVNPDMNGLSLTVRQNEFEENIPYAPYGARWSNVFSYTHSPTHAVRIIRDCFDRMTNVEFNWIVYNKKDVDVKAIISTYDNRIWRCVCPLICFDIVEMHRPDRVLRQFKMRQSIPRPAVDNDNLHTVNRTCHRNTDWREYHKDAIILWNEKLSNAARGELKEWVPG is encoded by the exons ATGGGGTTttatggtgttttgttgtgtGGATCTCGACAATTTGATAATCATTTAATTACTGCTTTGGTTGAACGATGGCGACGTGAAACACATACCTTTCATTTTAGATGTGGTGAAGCAACCATCACTTTACAGGATATTTCCATTATTTGGGGTCTGCCTATTGATGGTGAGCCTGTAATTGGTATAGATGTTTCATACAGAGTTGAAGAGTGGCAGCATATATGTTTGAGTTTATTGGGATTTACGCCACTGACGTCGCATTTCAAAGGTGGTCACTTATCGATGACCGCTTTATATGAGTATTGCATGGCTGCACATATCGATGATAATAGTCCAGACATAGATGTCGTAAAATATACCCTTTATGTAGCATTAATGATTATTGGAGGAATCATGGTTCCGGATTATCAAGGAGGATCTATTAGATTGATTTTTTTGCAACTACTTCGGGATATTGAACGCATCAGATCTTATAGTTGGGAAAGTGCAGTTCTGGCATTCCTATATCGTGAGTTATGCAATGAAACACGGATAGAAAAAGCTATAATATCTGGGCCTCTATTTATCTTACAG GTATGGGCATGGAGCAGGATTATATTTGTTAATCCTGATATGAATGGATTATCTCTTACTGTGCGTCAAAATGAATTCGAGGAAAATATTCCATATGCTCCTTATGGTGCACG GTGGTCAAATGTGTTTAGTTACACTCATTCACCAACGCACGCTGTTAGAATTATAAGGGATTGCTTCGATCGTATGACTAATGTCGAG TTTAACTGGATAGTTTACAACAAAAAAGATGTTGATGTTAAAGCGATCATTAGTACATACGATAATAGAATCTGGCGATGTGTTTGTCCTCTGATTTGTTTTGATATTGTGGAGATGCATCGTCCTGACCGGGTCTTGAGGCAGTTCAAAATGCGACAATCTATTCCTAGGCCTGCAGTTGACAACGATAACCTACACACTGTTAATAGAACATGTCATCGCAACACGGATTGGAGAGAGTATCATAAAGATGCAATTATTCTTTGGAATGAAAAATTGAGTAATGCTGCCCGAGGcgaactgaaagagtgggtgcccggttag
- the LOC140864734 gene encoding serine/threonine-protein phosphatase 7 long form homolog isoform X2 produces MTALYEYCMAAHIDDNSPDIDVVKYTLYVALMIIGGIMVPDYQGGSIRLIFLQLLRDIERIRSYSWESAVLAFLYRELCNETRIEKAIISGPLFILQVWAWSRIIFVNPDMNGLSLTVRQNEFEENIPYAPYGARWSNVFSYTHSPTHAVRIIRDCFDRMTNVEFNWIVYNKKDVDVKAIISTYDNRIWRCVCPLICFDIVEMHRPDRVLRQFKMRQSIPRPAVDNDNLHTVNRTCHRNTDWREYHKDAIILWNEKLSNAARGELKEWVPG; encoded by the exons ATGACCGCTTTATATGAGTATTGCATGGCTGCACATATCGATGATAATAGTCCAGACATAGATGTCGTAAAATATACCCTTTATGTAGCATTAATGATTATTGGAGGAATCATGGTTCCGGATTATCAAGGAGGATCTATTAGATTGATTTTTTTGCAACTACTTCGGGATATTGAACGCATCAGATCTTATAGTTGGGAAAGTGCAGTTCTGGCATTCCTATATCGTGAGTTATGCAATGAAACACGGATAGAAAAAGCTATAATATCTGGGCCTCTATTTATCTTACAG GTATGGGCATGGAGCAGGATTATATTTGTTAATCCTGATATGAATGGATTATCTCTTACTGTGCGTCAAAATGAATTCGAGGAAAATATTCCATATGCTCCTTATGGTGCACG GTGGTCAAATGTGTTTAGTTACACTCATTCACCAACGCACGCTGTTAGAATTATAAGGGATTGCTTCGATCGTATGACTAATGTCGAG TTTAACTGGATAGTTTACAACAAAAAAGATGTTGATGTTAAAGCGATCATTAGTACATACGATAATAGAATCTGGCGATGTGTTTGTCCTCTGATTTGTTTTGATATTGTGGAGATGCATCGTCCTGACCGGGTCTTGAGGCAGTTCAAAATGCGACAATCTATTCCTAGGCCTGCAGTTGACAACGATAACCTACACACTGTTAATAGAACATGTCATCGCAACACGGATTGGAGAGAGTATCATAAAGATGCAATTATTCTTTGGAATGAAAAATTGAGTAATGCTGCCCGAGGcgaactgaaagagtgggtgcccggttag